CACTCGTCGATACTTCGTTGAAGGATCGGCGATTTCATATAACTTCGTCCCCATCTGTTTGACAAGGTATCTCGCGATATCAGCGAGGGTAGGATTTGCAGTCCATCCTCTCTCCATCATGTCCATCGCAATTTTGCCTTTGCCCAACTGGCCGCGAATAAACCCGAGTTGAACCGATCGTTCGAACTCTGGCGTGGGGGGAGTCATAATTGCCACCGCTACGCCGTGCCCCTCTTCCCAGCGTAGTGTGTACGAGAAGCAACTCAGGTTGTGTGAGATCTCCTTGATCGCGACAAGTCGGTGTGCGGCGCGCAACAGCGCGGCCAACTCCGAGGAATCCAAAGGCCCGACGATTGGGAGACTCATATCGACAATGTCCAACGGGCGCACTTCATTAGCTATCGCGACGGCCAAAGAAACTGCGGAAGCCAGTTCTTCGGGGGAGGGAAATTCGTCCAGGAGTGCGCGAAGCTCGGGCGGCGGATCGAGGTGGAAATAACCTCGCCCAAACGCGATCTCAACGAGACAAAACAATTGCTTTACCCAGTGACGCACGGGATTCCGTGCTGCTTTCTTCAGGATCCTGAGCGAGTCTCCTCGGTACTCCACCAAGTCCGCATACGCACGGTAGGTTGGCATGCGATTCAGCAACATCGTCCACTGCGATTCCTTGGTGGCGTCCTCCGATAGGCGTTGCAAGAAAGATAAGAACTTCACCCGATCGTCGCCTGTTGCCAGAAAGATGCCGCTAGACTCCAGTTCCACAAGCGCATCGTGTCCCTCGCATGTCAAAGCAATGAAGATCACGGCACGTACACGTCCATACTTGCCTTCCTTGCGGAACGCAACGGCCGTTTCACGAAGGTTCTTGAGGAATTCGTGTTGAGGGACAGGTCTAGAGAGTTCGGTGCAGTAAGATTCCACGTCATGCGCCGAAATGCCGTTGAGGGAAGAGAGCGTGTCTGCGAGCTCGATAAGGGAAAACAGATACGGTTCCTTTCGACGCCTAGCACGTAAGGAGCGGCGTAACATTGTTGGATCGGATGCAAACAGAGTAAATGTTCTCTAGCCTAAGGAGTTTCGACGACTGGGGACTCAAGCGCCAGTTCCTTCAAAATGCGCCGGGTGAGTACTGGAGAGCGTCCTGCACTGCCAGTACGAGCGGGCTCATGAACATGATCTTCGGGGGCGAATGCAACATTGAGATTCAACGCTGCATTCCGTCGTTCCACCGTGCCCCGACCCTCTATCAGATCGCTCAGTGGCCCCGAACGCAGAGGCTGATAGTCCACCTGTTTCGTCAAGAAATATCGATACGTCGGAGGCTTTACATCGTGTGGACTACCGAGAAGCTGCAGAGGCTCGTCAAGAGGGCATATGAGCCTACGAATGGCAAAGACCATGGTGTCGAGCATGTGAAGATCTTGACTGCGAACTGAATAGCCGTAACTCAAATATCGATTCTCGGGGCTGCCGTTTAACGCGAGGAATTCCATAAATCCCTTAGACGTTCGATTGAACCAGACAACGCCGCTTAGACTTTTCGGCTTTTTCAGTGTTTGGGGGAGAAGTTTCTTCCCGATGGAATTGATCGCGTTATAGAGATTCAGGACGTCATGTCCATAGTGTTTAACGGAGCGGCCATTGTGAAGCAGGACGGCCTTCATGTATTTCTCAAGCGCGTGAGTGCCGAGCCAGAAGAAGTCTGTATACAAAGCCTGGCTGTAGCACCAACGCGCCGCGATGTAATTCTCATCCGCAGTATGGATAAACATCTCGGCAACGATACTTGCTTGAGATGGTGTGAGAGCCATATGTGTCCTCAACAAATGATGATCTTAGGCGGTTCTATCGTGAACTTTCATCATGCCGGCCGGGTTAGTACTTGCCCATCGATTGCCATCTTCATCGTGGACATCAAATCATTGACCCCTTCCCATTCTTCATGGGTTGGAAGCTCATAAATGCTCATGATGAATGTCGCGATTCCCAGCAACGCATGGTTCGCTGCTCCTACCATTATGAGAGCCTGCATTAATCGCTGAAGGTCAGTGAACTGGCCTGACTTGATGTAAGCAGCTCCGAAGTAGCCCAAGCCCCGACGCGTGAAGTGAACGAAGGTGTGCCCGTGTTGGTAAACAGAGGTGCGAAGAAGCTGCAGACACTTCTGATTAAAACGCGAGTCAATCGCGCAATCACTAAGGCGAGCCCCTCTCCGCAAGTGGAATGTCTGTCCAGGTTCGCGGCTTCTTGCTAAATAGGCCTGAGCTCAACGCTTGCTGCGCTGACTTGGTGGAGATTACTTCGGTTTCCGGTGATGGGACGTAGCCAGTGGCTGACTTCAGCTCTTCGTGGAGTCTTAGATCGGCAATGGCATCGAAAATCATGAAACGTCTGAATTCCTGCTCGCTACAAACCTGCAAATAGCAGGCGTTGATTGCGGCCTCCGCAAGCGTCCGGCCCAAGACGGCCATGTCTTCTATGAACCAGTCCTTCGCCAAGCCCTGGATAATTCTTGCTGCCTGTATGGATCTTCGCGTTCCAGCCACCAAGATCACTCTTCGCGACGAAGGGGTTCCATTTTCGGAATCTTTCAAAAGATCTTCCAGAATGACACAGAGCTCCGACGTGGCTTCGATTTGACCTGCAACCAAAGACAGAAGCAGTTCTATGTGGGCGGCCTGACCGTTAGGAGAATCCATGAATAGCAGTCTAGGCGATTGCTAGAAATGTGATTAGTGAATCTGTCGGCAGCTTGAGATCATGGAGATGAGGATTGGGACATGAAGAACGGATTGCTAATCGGCGCAGGCTTCTCGTACGACCTCGGTATGCCGCTGGCGACGGAGCTGACCGAGGTGTTTTTGAATCTGTTCACGGAAGCATTTGCCAAGCAGATGACACTAGCTATGGCCGCGTGTCAGCCCTATGGCAATAATCGTCCCATCGCCCCAAAGGCAATCATGGCTGGTTGGGATTTGCTGATTGCCTACAAAAGGCAGGGCGACAAGAATTACGAACAGTTCCTTGCGGAGCTGCAACATCGAGCGCATTTCGGAAGCCCCACACAGCCTGAGAGAGACTCTTATAACTTTCTCTTCGACTACTTCTACCGGGTTGTACACACGATCCTCGATCTCTATCAGGAGGTTTCGTATGCAGTCCTTTATGAAAAGAACAAGGCCTGCTTTTCTGCATTGAAGACCTTTCTTTCTGATGAGGAAACATGGGTTTTATCCCTCAACCATGATTTGAACTTCGAGTTTCTCGCTTTGGATTTTGGCATCCCGATCACCTATGGAGACGACCATAGGGTCGAATTTCCTTTCTCCAATTTAGAGCTCGGGAGGAGGATTGAATTCACGTACACAGAGCGAAAGGGATGGAGTGTCGATCACCCCGGATTCTTACGAGGGACGCCAGGCTTCAACCTGGTCTGCCCGGCTTGATTTGTACCAGTTGTAATCATTGGAACTGGATACAAGGAGCTGGTTATGGCAAGGAAACGGCATACAGCTGAGCAGGTGGTGAACCTGCTTCGGCAAGTGGAAGTAGGGATCGCGAACGGCAAGACGACTGTTCTTGCGTGCAAGGAAGCGTTGATCACAGAGCAGACGTACTACCGCTGGCGCAAAGAGTACGGCGGTCTGCAGGTGGACCAGGCGAAACGGCTGAAGGAGTTGGAGCAGGAGAACTCGAAGCTGAAGCGCCTGGTTGCGAACCTGAGCCTGGAGAAGCTGGTGTTGAAGGACATCGCGGAGGGAAACTTCTAAGCCCTGAGCGACGGCGTTGTGCGGTGGATCATGCTCAGCAGAAGGGCATGAGTGAGCGCTGGGCGTGTCGTGTGGTGAAGCAACCGCGCGGCACGCAGCGTTATCGACCGACACAGCGCGAAGATGAAGATCAACTCACACAAGCCATCGTTGTTCTGGCCGGCCAGTATGGCCGCTACGGTTACCGGCGCATCACGGCGCTGCTGGTGCATGCGGGCTGGAAGGTGGGCAAGGATCGCGTGGAGCGCATCTGGCGTCGCGAGGGGCTGAAGGTACCGAAGAAGCAGAAGCCACGCGGTAGGCTGTGGCTCAACGATGGATCGTGTGTGCGGCTGCGGCCGATGCATCGCAACCATGTGTGGAGCTACGACTTCGTCAGCGTGCGAACGCATGACGGCAGGACGGCGCGTACGTTGAACCTGATCGACGAGCACACACGTGAGGCGCTCATCGTAAAGGTAGAGCGGCGCTGGTCGAGTGCGAAGGTGATCGAAGCACTGGCTGATGTGATGGTGAGCAAGGGCGTGCCCGAGCATCTTCGCTCGGACAACGGACCGGAGTTCGTGGCGCATGATCTACGTACATGGCTGGCCAAGACAGGAGCAAAGACGATGTACATCGAACCCGGTTCACCGTGGGAGAACGGTTACTGCGAAAGCTTCAACTCGAAGATGAGAGATGAGTTCCTGAACGGTGAGATCTTCTACTCGCTGAAGGAACTGCGTGTGCTGGCCGAACGCTGGCGCAGGCATTACAACACCGCCAGACCGCACTCATCACTAGGCTACAGACCGCCGGCGCCAGAGGCCTGGCTAGCATCCACTGTTCGGCGGCAAGAGGAGCCGGTCGCTTCGCTCCCAGCTCCTCTTACCGCCTTATCGTGCATCGATCTGAACTCAGAAATCGTTGCGCTACACTAACAATCCAACTGGTACAAAAGATCGGTCAG
This genomic interval from Acidobacteriaceae bacterium contains the following:
- a CDS encoding HEPN domain-containing protein — protein: MALTPSQASIVAEMFIHTADENYIAARWCYSQALYTDFFWLGTHALEKYMKAVLLHNGRSVKHYGHDVLNLYNAINSIGKKLLPQTLKKPKSLSGVVWFNRTSKGFMEFLALNGSPENRYLSYGYSVRSQDLHMLDTMVFAIRRLICPLDEPLQLLGSPHDVKPPTYRYFLTKQVDYQPLRSGPLSDLIEGRGTVERRNAALNLNVAFAPEDHVHEPARTGSAGRSPVLTRRILKELALESPVVETP
- a CDS encoding DUF5677 domain-containing protein, producing MDSPNGQAAHIELLLSLVAGQIEATSELCVILEDLLKDSENGTPSSRRVILVAGTRRSIQAARIIQGLAKDWFIEDMAVLGRTLAEAAINACYLQVCSEQEFRRFMIFDAIADLRLHEELKSATGYVPSPETEVISTKSAQQALSSGLFSKKPRTWTDIPLAERGSP
- a CDS encoding IS3 family transposase (programmed frameshift), which translates into the protein MARKRHTAEQVVNLLRQVEVGIANGKTTVLACKEALITEQTYYRWRKEYGGLQVDQAKRLKELEQENSKLKRLVANLSLEKLVLKDIAGGKLLSPERRRCAVDHAQQKGMSERWACRVVKQPRGTQRYRPTQREDEDQLTQAIVVLAGQYGRYGYRRITALLVHAGWKVGKDRVERIWRREGLKVPKKQKPRGRLWLNDGSCVRLRPMHRNHVWSYDFVSVRTHDGRTARTLNLIDEHTREALIVKVERRWSSAKVIEALADVMVSKGVPEHLRSDNGPEFVAHDLRTWLAKTGAKTMYIEPGSPWENGYCESFNSKMRDEFLNGEIFYSLKELRVLAERWRRHYNTARPHSSLGYRPPAPEAWLASTVRRQEEPVASLPAPLTALSCIDLNSEIVALH